In one Brassica oleracea var. oleracea cultivar TO1000 chromosome C9, BOL, whole genome shotgun sequence genomic region, the following are encoded:
- the LOC106318421 gene encoding uncharacterized protein LOC106318421 — protein MAGVEVEKTVPNTEEKTTTTEATTIETPKETVHADDSATAVEVEIKEDEEEAPKVEKETEKTETAPVKEEKLVETPAAVEEKDVKPAAEEEKTVEVKTS, from the exons ATGGCTGGTGTTGAG GTTGAGAAAACAGTTCCAAACACAGAAGAGAAGACGACGACGACCGAGGCAACAACGATCGAGACGCCGAAGGAAACCGTCCATGCAGATGACTCAGCCACTGCGGTTGAAGTTGAAATCAAAGAAGATGAAGAAGAAGCACCAAAGGTAGAGAAAGAGACTGAAAAAACCGAGACAGCTCCGGTTAAAGAGGAGAAACTGGTTGAAACTCCGGCAGCTGTGGAGGAGAAAGATGTTAAGCCAGCGGCAGAAGAGGAGAAGACTGTTGAAGTCAAGACATCCTAA
- the LOC106318420 gene encoding E3 ubiquitin-protein ligase UPL5 gives MTLRRSTAADSPISHRSPLAVAGTDNHKRKLDDYAADYGLDLLQKMKRHEVDADRISPASQQKPLTSGENYRSLYTPGECSSSSSSSSSLPESWTRSESTRLQLFVRMMSGGKTIVIHADRNDTVEHLHHRIQLKTQIPVTEQRVIYKGKQLQFEHTLNHYSIEQDSSLHLVGRMQSTEYPVACQTVDEIMSTISRMHRGENLYGGRTNINDKLVKFFARIPAESNRSAAKYLKIFSNSSVPAALVMLFVSPLEINKACGKSSIKLFLNSCVALPVHQQNSCLPVVLEFCRLLRGACPDNKLYASCRNTLGSMLDLVCKSDEFQFRLFTIGEEIYPCVTELADIIVRELVENTGPSLSEVQKFSSFWQPLKRAVTAQLPCLFPVAMPLRNTVMEAEIGKLYQIFRRLMTVMDICMTRIESSLGNRGVANTEAMSATWSQYLAVLKIVDSMCELYQGAKEQLASLLNARKVSFSALVLKFAKRGDDDHQWIFDYKEATTFESRRHLAMLLFPDVKEDYDEMHEMLIDRSNLFAESFEYISGATPGSLHSGLFMEFKNEEATGPGVLREWFYLVCQEIFNPRNALFLRSADDFRRFSPNPASKVDPLHLSYFEFTGRVIALALMHKVQVGVLFDRVFFSQLAHPEISLEDIKDTDRVMYNSCKQILEMDPAFFDSNAGFGLTFELETEELGKRETVELLPEGKSIAVNSENREQYVKLLIKQRFAASISQHVERFSKGFSDILSDSVPAFFKRIYLEDFDGMLRGGENPISIDDWKAHTEYNGFRETDRQIDWFWKIMKKMTEEERRSVLFFWTSTKFIPVEGFRGLSSKLYIYRLHEANDRLPTSHTCFYRLCLPKYPTMGLMEQRLRFIAQDHVSSSFGKW, from the exons ATGACTCTACGCCGTTCAACAGCCGCAGATTCACCAATCTCTCACCGATCACCTCTCGCCGTGGCTGGAACCGATAACCACAAACGCAAACTCGACGATTACGCCGCCGATTACGGCCTTGACCTCCTCCAGAAGATGAAACGGCACGAGGTCGACGCCGATCGCATCTCCCCGGCGTCGCAGCAGAAACCGTTGACGTCCGGTGAGAATTACCGGTCTCTGTACACTCCCGGCGAGTGCTCCTCCTCATCCTCATCTTCCTCCTCTCTCCCCGAGTCGTGGACTCGTTCCGAGTCGACTCGGTTGCAGCTCTTCGTGAGGATGATGTCAGGAGGCAAAACAATCGTGATCCACGCGGACAGAAACGACACCGTCGAGCATCTCCACCACAGAATCCAGCTGAAGACTCAGATTCCCGTCACGGAGCAGCGCGTTATCTACAAAGGCAAGCAGTTACAGTTCGAACACACCTTAAACCACTACTCCATCGAGCAGGACTCTTCCTTACACCTCGTCGGCCGTATGCAAAGCACAGAGTATCCAGTAGCTTGCCAGACCGTAGATGAGATCATGTCCACCATCTCGCGGATGCACAGAGGCGAGAATCTCTACGGAGGCCGCACCAACATCAACGACAAGCTCGTCAAGTTCTTCGCGAGGATTCCCGCTGAGAGCAACCGTTCCGCCGCCAAGTATCTGAAGATATTCTCCAACTCTTCGGTTCCAGCTGCGCTGGTGATGCTCTTCGTCTCTCCTCTAGAGATCAACAAAGCCTGCGGGAAGAGTTCGATCAAGCTCTTCTTGAACAGCTGCGTGGCGTTGCCGGTTCATCAGCAGAACAGTTGTTTGCCCGTTGTGTTGGAGTTCTGTAGATTGCTTAGGGGAGCTTGTCCCGACAACAAGCTTTACGCGTCTTGTCGGAACACCTTGGGGTCGATGCTTGATTTGGTGTGTAAATCCGATGAGTTTCAGTTCAGATTGTTTACGATCGGGGAGGAGATCTACCCGTGCGTGACCGAGTTAGCTGATATTATTGTGAGAGAGTTGGTAGAGAACACAGGGCCTAGCTTGTCTGAAGTTCAGAAATTTTCTTCCTTTTGGCAGCCCTTGAAACGTGCCGTTACAGCTCAGCTTCCCTGCTTGTTCCCCGTCGCTATGCCTCTGCGGAACACTGTGATGGAAGCGGAGATCGGGAAGCTTTATCAGATATTCAGAAGGTTAATGACTGTAATGGACATTTGTATGACTAGAATCGAATCTTCGTTGGGTAACAGAGGAGTTGCCAACACGGAAGCTATGTCTGCGACTTGGTCTCAGTATCTCGCTGTTCTCAAGATTGTGGATTCGATGTGTGAGCTTTATCAAGGCGCTAAGGAACAGCTAGCTAGTCTCTTAAACGCCAGGAAGGTTTCGTTCAGCGCCCTCGTTTTGAAATTCGCGAAAAGAGGGGATGATGATCACCAGTGGATCTTTGACTACAAGGAAGCTACGACCTTCGAATCCAGGAGGCATTTAGCGATGCTCCTGTTCCCCGACGTGAAAGAAGACTACGACGAGATGCACGAGATGCTTATTGATCGGTCCAATCTGTTTGCTGAATCGTTTGAGTACATATCCGGCGCGACCCCAGGGTCGCTTCATAGTGGACTGTTTATGGAGTTCAAGAATGAGGAAGCTACAGGTCCTGGTGTGTTGAGAGAATGGTTCTATTTGGTGTGTCAGGAGATATTCAATCCCCGAAATGCCCTCTTCCTTCGATCTGCTGATGATTTCAGAAGATTCTCTCCTAATCCAG CATCTAAGGTGGATCCATTACATCTCAGTTACTTCGAGTTCACTGGTCGTGTGATTGCTTTAGCTTTGATGCATAAAGTCCAAGTAGGTGTGCTGTTCGACCGTGTATTCTTCTCACAGTTAGCCCACCCGGAAATAAGTTTGGAAGACATCAAGGACACGGATCGAGTCATGTACAACAGCTGCAAACAGATCCTAGAGATGGATCCAGCGTTCTTCGACTCAAACGCCGGTTTTGGTCTAACGTTTGAGCTGGAAACGGAGGAGCTGGGGAAAAGAGAAACGGTGGAGCTGCTTCCTGAGGGGAAGTCCATTGCTGTTAACAGCGAGAACAGGGAACAATACGTTAAACTCCTAATCAAGCAACGATTTGCCGCGTCGATCTCCCAGCATGTAGAGAGATTCTCCAAGGGCTTCTCTGATATACTTTCTGACTCTGTACCTGCCTTTTTTAAACGAATATACTTAGAGGATTTCGATGGGATGCTTCGAGGAGGGGAGAACCCTATAAGCATAGATGATTGGAAGGCTCATACAGAGTATAATGGGTTCAGAGAGACTGACAGACAAATAGACTGGTTCTGGAAG ATTATGAAGAAAATGACGGAAGAAGAAAGGAGGAGCGTACTCTTCTTTTGGACATCGACTAAGTTTATACCAGTGGAGGGGTTTAGAGGGTTATCATCGAAGCTTTACATCTATAGGTTACATGAAGCTAATGATCGTCTTCCAACGTCTCATACTTGCTTTTACCGTCTCTGCTTACCAAAATACCCGACGATGGGTCTCATGGAACAACGTCTTCGATTCATCGCTCAAGATCATGTCAGCTCCAGTTTCGGTAAATGGTGA